The genomic segment gcattgcactggtcctttcggacaattgattgcactggtctcttgagactgttatctcattatgtcctaataaatatgtgtttggacattcactaaaTTGTTGagttttgccttgtcccaccatccgggaccttagcgtgtcagtctccattagtgtgcattcacagagtacacgaagaaaaaggacaggttgctcacctgtaaccatgtttcttcgagtgtactctgtgaattcacacaaacccgcccttccttcccctctggcaaacctctccctttctcgttgccttggcggcgtaggaactggggagcgcgcgcctggggctgccttatatgccccttgggaaggggggcgtggttaccgccaaaatttgaacttcagcttggaagagtttccgtcggaacctgcgcaggcgcagcttctccattagtgtgaattcacagagtacactcgaagaaacatggttacaggtgagcaacctgtccttagtTATTGTCTTTGCTTTTAATTAATATGAAAAGCAGCAATGATTTTAAATACATAATTGAGAATTAACATGGTATTGGATTGAGACCTGAGAGATCCTagtctccacactgccatagaatttACTATTTGACTTTGGATCAGTTTCTTATTTGTCAGCTTTCACAACAGAACCCATGTTTTTATTGTGAAGAAAACAAGTCAAAAGGAGGAATATATTTCACTTTAAGATCACCAGAAAAAACAATAGATAGAAGTGGAACTAATTTTCAGTTTTTAATTCTAGCCTTGATTATTTTACCACTTGTTTTCAGTTGGTACTACTTAGGATCTATACCTTCTGATTTCCCTTTCTGTACATAGGTGGACAGAGAAACTGGGTGCAAGTGTTCTGCAATGGTGGTGTACCTGCAGAATTAGCTCTGCTGTACATGATTGAAAATGGACCAGGTGAAATTCCAGTAGACTTTTCTAAACAGTATACTGCATCCTGGATGTGTCTGTCCCTCTTGGGGGCTTTGGCCTGCTGCGCTGGAGACACATGGGCTTCAGAAATCGGCACTGTCATGAATCAGGAACCCCGGCTGATCACAACCTGGAAAAAGGTTCCAGTAGgtaagactgaactttttattttCTCAGCCAAAGTTAGACAGCCTGTTAAACCCATTTCTGTAATTTCAGATACTGAGAAGATGAACATTAAATGCAGCTCACATTCCCTTGGCAATGTTAGTCATGTGCATGGTATTTTTTCCATTTGTTCAATTCTTGTTTCCGTTTCTTaccatccatttggatggcacgaaAAGGAAAGACACACCACCCCCCCCCCGGAACAAGAATGCAATCAAAACGAAAGGCAAGCAggagctccaagcctgcttttcagatTGATTGCCTTGAGGTCCTACAGCCCAGTGCTGAGTAAGGAGCGCACCTTACTCACCAATCGGTTGCAGACCCTGCGATGCccgggtgcataggcccaaagcctgcatctGTAGACCTGGGCACTTTGGGCCTATGGGTcaagtctctccccccccccaataataggCCAAAATAAATGGATCTTTCGGcccagaaaacaaaaatgaaatttctgaccTCCCGATTTTGGGACACGAAACAGATCAAGGTAAGTCCCGAATGCACATGACTAAGCAATGTACAGTTGTGACATTCAGTCATCTGAATCCCAGTGTTTGAACCAATggtataaatcaggcatgggcaaacttcggccctccaggtgttttgaacttcaactcccacaattcctaacagccagtagactgttaggagttgtgggagttgaagtctgaaacacccGGAGGGTCGAAAATTTGTCTATGCCTGATCTAAATCCACCTTGACACTGATAGAGGAAAAGATTTCATTAGTATGTCTACATTATATTTAGAACTTGCAGTCAATTGCTTTATTGATGCCTAACCTTTTTTGCAACTTGTAgtgaaaaacatacaaaaaaattTAAACTTAAAATCAAAACCacttaaaacattaaaagcataaaGTAAAAGAAGTACAGTGCACTAAAACAGAAAGATCTTACTTGTAAATAATATTGAGATTCTTGTTTGCTTCTGCTGTTTTCAGAAAGGTAAGCAATTAATTTGTCTTCTTTTTACAGCACAAgaagatttttttcctttgttgCTGAAATATGATGAATATACATTTAATTTTCCTTCAGTTCTGCTGATTGCATGTTCTGAAATGCTTATTAATATGCCAGTTCTGATggattttaaaactttgttttaggTACCAATGGCGGTGTTAGTTTAATAGGCCTGATCTCCAGTCTGCTTGGCGGCACATTTGTAGGTTTGGCTTATTTCATCTCCCAGTTAATTTTTGTCAATGACCTGGATATTTCTGCACCACAGTGGCCCATTATTGTGTTTGGTGGACTCGCTGGTTTACTAGGTTCTATCATTGATTCTTATTTAGGAGCAACAATGCAATACAGTGGTAAGtagtgttttctttaaaaaataaagttttgtataaaatattataaCTTCCTTAAAATTTGAAGCTATCAACAACTTCAAGGATTTATGTATTTCTGGTCCTTTGGAATTCCTTGCATTTTGGCTTACATTTTTGCACCATAAAGATTTGAAGTTGAATTTAGGTAATGGTAATAAGCAATGTTGAAAAGATATCTGGTTAGATGCAGTAATATAGTTGAAATAACACAGTTCACAGTAACACAGTTCTCATTATCTGAAACAGGACTGGAAAATGCTATGCAAATAATCTGGTTTAGCCAACAGAAATAGAAACGTAAGCAATTAAATAGTTATTCTCAAGTAGGCTGAAGGAGCAATCCATCACCTGATAGAGGCAAGAGTCCCCAAAATTGTAATCCCTTGATTAGAAAACAATCTCTCATCCAGTTTCTCATTctcatttctctttaatttcctAGGCTTAACATCATTGGTAGTCCTGTCTGTGTTACCCATCATTTTACTGCTGTTACTGATAAACTAGTGTGCGGGACTTtcaaagttctgaatttttcgtATTAAATCATGACCAGCTGCATAGGGTTGTGGATAGTTCTTCAAATAATCTGGATCTAAAGCGTTTAGCAGTTTAGAAATCTTGCATCAGACATATCTGAGACCAGTGCAGTTGAAAGTAATATAATCTGACCATTTAATTTAATATAATTGAAGTAATATAATCTGACCATTTAATTTAAGCAGTTGCATTCTGTACCAATTTAAATTTCTCAGTCATTTTCAAAGGCTGTCTCAAGTAGAACACATTATAGTAGTCCATTTTGAATATAACTGGGGTGTGCAGAGTTCAGCCATGATCTCTTCTCAGTAGATAAACTTCCTGAACTTTAATAACTGCTGCTATTAAAGACATTTTGCAATATTTGCACTGTGTGTACTTTCACAGTGAGAAATGAGTTCAGAAGGACTGTCAACATGACATGCAGGGATAAACTTCTTTCCTCAccctaaatattattatttattctcccaaaaggaaaaacATTTTGGTGGCAGAAGGCCTTGTCAGACATTTTTAGATTCACTGTGTTCAATAGGACTTTTTACCAAATAAATGGATAAAGAATACAAACTTAAATTTTGCATAAAACTGGAGTTACAGCCTGTTGATGAAAAGGATCAAAATTGAACTGCAGCATTAAATGAATTTCTTGGCTCCACTAGTTCTCAGTTTATATAGATACTTAATGACATCATATTTCATTGTTGGTGGAAAATATACTTCCTGAGtaattgattttaaagttttattttcttcctttcacaGGTTTTGACACTCGTACAGGAATGGTTGTCAACCATCCGACCAAAAGCGCAAAGCACATATCTGGAAAACCTATCCTGGATAATAATGCAGTGAATCTCTTCTCCTCTGTAGTCATTGCTTTGTTGCTGCCTGGAGCAGCATGGGGATTTTGGCCAAGAGGTTGAAGTTGATGTATTGACtcctatatgttttattcaaagAAGCTGTGATTTACAAGGTTTTTCACAAGGCACTTTTATAACACTGGGCTCGACTTTTTCCTGCAACACTTCTGGAGGAATGAGGAGTCCTCAGATAATTATTCCTGCGGTGTTTGCAGATATTCTAAGCAAAGTGGAGTGAACGAAGGAGTACTGATTTGATGCCACTTCTTTTGTGTTGGAGTACTGCTCTTGCTTGAGTGATTACTACTTTGCCGGTTATGATTTTGTCTTAGCTCATTCCCCACAGTCTGGCAGGCGAGGAAATAAGAAACTAGGGGAAACGGTTAACTCCTGACAGAGTACTGCTGTATTCGTGAAGTAAAGCAATTGATCTTAACCTTTTacaaatcttttaaaatgtttgttggaTGTGGTAGGCACACTTTGGGAATTTGTCTGCTTTTGCTGTTTTGGTGAAAGCGGAAACACAGTAAGTGTCAGTTGaataaaattgaaatattttagGGTTTTTGGTTCTTTGTGAGGAGTACATTGGCAGAAAAATGGCTCTTGTAAGCATGTGTGCTATTGTTAGCAGTGCCACGCAATCTTATAATAATATTACTGGTGTCCAGAATTtagatatttaatttatttaatttaaaatctGATATTTAGAATATTTGTTTTGGCCAGTGCCTGTAGTTGATGGTTTTATCCTGGCCATATTAAAACAATATTCTTTGCGTTCATTCCAAGTACATTTATGTTGTTTATGAAAAGAGTTGCTgaggtgtttttaaaaaactaatggtCAAGATGAGTTGCAAATTCATTTTGGTCTGCAAGAAAAACAGGTATTTCTTGATCAcatgaattctacaatgtaaaagtGTTTTTCTGGGTTTACATAAGAAACAAAGATGATTTGGACTAAAAGTTATACAATACTTCAATATAAGTGAATGCAGTATATGAGTTCTTTTGTGAAATAAACCTTCAAGTAGTACACTTGTATATCTGTAAGCTTACTTTCAGACACAGTAAAAATGCTTTATTATACTTTTCGTTCATCTGGTTTGCAAATAGTTCTATATTCCGTTATCTTACATTTGTGATTTGACTGCGGTTTTCTATAAACCAAGTATGCAAACACATCGATTATGGCATTCAGTATTGAGGAAGCAGAGACTGCAAAGAGGGTTTGTCCGTAGTTTGCTTTGAAGTCGAAGTTTGTATGGATGCTGTCTATATCTTCAAAAAGCAGTTCTTTCTAAGAGATCCCACTTGTCAATCAGTGCAAGTCATTTTACTAAGGTGAAAAGGTATATTGCACAGTACTTTTTAATCTTCATCAGGAACATACTGAATGCCTTGAAATGTATTATTCCATGTGACAGACCCATGGTTTGTGTGAGACATTCAAAGTAAAGAAATTTCAAAAAACATGGGGAGTGTGCAGACAATAGACGGTATATCATCCCCAGCTGTTATTGATGTTTAGCAGCACCCCCAAGATTTTGGGGTGTGAAAGATAAAATTCCACATCCTCCAGACAATTCTAGGGTTAAGAGAGGCCTTTTTCCAcacaggaagaaaaacaaatcaaCATCCCCATATATTTCCTGGTTATGAAAGCCCTGTCCTAGGCTCAAAATAGCCCTGGAAGGCATAAACACAGTAAAAGGGAGATGGGAGAGCATTTTTAGCAAAAATTATATGCTCTAATCCCTGGAAGTTTCTTAAGCGTAGTATGGATATTGTTACACTTGATAGAAGAAAGTGAATAAAACATTCGAAAGCAAtattttcattgcaactagtaTAGCTTGTCTGAAAAGTAGGTTCCTCCTGAGAAGATGGGAAAAGAATGAAAATGTGAAATAAGAAAGAGCTTAGGAGACAAGAAGAAACTGATGAAACAGGAAAGGTGCAGGCAGAGGGTAGTCTCTAAAAGCACATGATGAGATAGAGAAAGTGTGAAGGTAAAAGCAAGTTATAAAGGTGAGTATATAAAGATTGAAAGATTAAATGTTAAAAGGGAACTTTTACATTATATACAAGATAAATACActggaatattttcttttatgtcTATGTCCTTATAATAAATGAGTAATGCCTATGTGTACTGAGTATATATAGCATTTCTTATCCAAATGGGATCTTGAATAGTTTTGTC from the Anolis carolinensis isolate JA03-04 chromosome 5, rAnoCar3.1.pri, whole genome shotgun sequence genome contains:
- the tmem19 gene encoding transmembrane protein 19 isoform X2, with amino-acid sequence MLFYSWDDFNKNYFKMITNIIILSVLICISLSFWIVSMTASTYYGTLRPISPWRWLFSILIPLTIASRGFKKKSLDHGGALGGLIVGFILTVANYSFFTAMLMFFITSSKLTKWKGEVKKQIDPEYKEGGQRNWVQVFCNGGVPAELALLYMIENGPGEIPVDFSKQYTASWMCLSLLGALACCAGDTWASEIGTVMNQEPRLITTWKKVPVGTNGGVSLIGLISSLLGGTFVGLAYFISQLIFVNDLDISAPQWPIIVFGGLAGLLGSIIDSYLGATMQYSGFDTRTGMVVNHPTKSAKHISGKPILDNNAVNLFSSVVIALLLPGAAWGFWPRG
- the tmem19 gene encoding transmembrane protein 19 isoform X1 — encoded protein: MPNWKWRFCRCSHNLEGKNIWNSNILSSKSIWTVIGLGFSMLFYSWDDFNKNYFKMITNIIILSVLICISLSFWIVSMTASTYYGTLRPISPWRWLFSILIPLTIASRGFKKKSLDHGGALGGLIVGFILTVANYSFFTAMLMFFITSSKLTKWKGEVKKQIDPEYKEGGQRNWVQVFCNGGVPAELALLYMIENGPGEIPVDFSKQYTASWMCLSLLGALACCAGDTWASEIGTVMNQEPRLITTWKKVPVGTNGGVSLIGLISSLLGGTFVGLAYFISQLIFVNDLDISAPQWPIIVFGGLAGLLGSIIDSYLGATMQYSGFDTRTGMVVNHPTKSAKHISGKPILDNNAVNLFSSVVIALLLPGAAWGFWPRG